A genomic region of Gemmatimonas sp. contains the following coding sequences:
- the rocF gene encoding arginase: MPTVASPAASARAVEIIGVPLDLGASRRGVDMGPSAMRLSSLVRHLERLGCAVRDTGNVPVPDRAALPPVPGAFLQAITAVCADLARRTADAVRAGITPLVLGGDHSLAAGSVAGTATALHERGQRLGLIWLDAHADLNTPDTSLSGNVHGMPVAHLLGLGDPRLASLSHATPAVRPEHLVYVGLRDLDDAEKACIRQLGIRAFTMRDIDERGLRAVMDDAVTIATTGTGGVHLSCDADWVDPQEAPGVGTPVRGGATLREAHLAMEIIHDAGALLAMDLVEINPILDAGNATAELAAELIASAFGRHIL, encoded by the coding sequence ATGCCAACCGTCGCTTCCCCCGCCGCCAGCGCGCGCGCCGTCGAGATCATCGGCGTGCCGCTCGATCTGGGCGCCAGCCGCCGCGGCGTCGACATGGGCCCGTCGGCCATGCGGCTCTCCAGCCTCGTGCGTCACCTCGAACGCCTGGGGTGCGCCGTGCGCGACACCGGCAATGTGCCGGTCCCCGACCGCGCCGCGCTGCCGCCCGTGCCCGGCGCCTTTCTGCAGGCCATCACGGCCGTCTGTGCCGATCTCGCGCGTCGCACCGCCGACGCCGTGCGCGCCGGCATCACCCCGCTGGTGCTGGGCGGCGACCATTCCCTGGCGGCGGGCTCGGTGGCCGGCACCGCCACCGCGTTGCACGAGCGCGGACAACGGCTCGGGCTCATCTGGCTCGATGCCCACGCCGATCTCAACACCCCCGACACCAGCCTCAGCGGCAACGTCCACGGCATGCCGGTGGCCCACCTGCTCGGACTCGGCGATCCCCGCCTCGCCTCCCTGAGTCACGCCACGCCCGCCGTACGCCCCGAACACCTCGTCTACGTGGGGCTGCGCGATCTCGACGACGCCGAAAAGGCGTGCATACGCCAGCTGGGCATCCGGGCCTTCACCATGCGCGACATCGACGAGCGTGGACTGCGCGCCGTGATGGACGACGCGGTCACGATTGCCACCACCGGCACCGGTGGCGTGCATCTCTCGTGCGACGCCGACTGGGTGGACCCGCAGGAAGCCCCCGGTGTCGGCACCCCGGTGCGCGGTGGCGCCACGCTGCGGGAAGCGCATCTCGCCATGGAGATCATCCACGATGCCGGCGCGCTCCTCGCCATGGATCTCGTGGAGATCAATCCCATTCTCGACGCCGGCAACGCCACGGCGGAGCTCGCGGCGGAACTCATCGCCAGCGCCTTCGGCCGCCACATCCTCTGA
- a CDS encoding Lrp/AsnC family transcriptional regulator has product MDALDTRLIALLRENARTPVATLARLLKVSRGTVQNRIDRLLEERTLLGFTVRTAPEAASYRIRAVTMVRTEGDADQVLRTLRGLPEVRALHTTNGRWDIVAELATDTLQEFDDVLRRIGKVKGVANTETSLLLSTHKL; this is encoded by the coding sequence ATGGACGCTCTCGATACCCGCCTCATTGCCCTGCTGCGCGAGAACGCGCGCACGCCGGTGGCGACGCTCGCCCGGCTGCTCAAGGTCTCACGCGGGACAGTGCAGAACCGCATCGATCGTCTGCTCGAGGAGCGGACGCTGCTGGGGTTCACGGTGCGCACCGCACCCGAGGCGGCATCGTACCGCATTCGCGCGGTCACGATGGTGCGCACGGAGGGGGACGCCGATCAGGTGCTGCGTACGTTGCGGGGCCTGCCTGAGGTGCGGGCGCTGCACACCACCAACGGGCGGTGGGACATCGTGGCGGAGCTCGCCACCGACACGCTGCAGGAGTTCGACGACGTCCTGCGGCGCATCGGCAAGGTGAAGGGGGTGGCCAACACGGAAACCAGTCTCCTGCTGTCCACCCACAAGCTGTAG
- the rocD gene encoding ornithine--oxo-acid transaminase has protein sequence MIDREHATTIPVPSSSVALRGTSGAPVSTRDAIAREDAWGAHNYHPLDLVIAEARGAWVTDVEGRRYLDCLSAYSAVNQGHCHPRLLQTLIEQASRVTLTSRAFRNDQLGGFCEELAQLCGMEMVLPMNTGAEAVETAIKAARRWGYRTRQIPDGQAQIIAFENNFHGRTTTIVGFSSEPAYREQFGPFAPGFVLVPFGDIEAVRRAMTANTCAVLIEPIQCEAGVLLPPAGFLRALSALCAERGVLLMADEIQTGLGRTGALFACDHDDVVPDLYILGKALSGGFYPVSAVVARREVLGVFDPGSHGSTFGGNPLGCAVAREALRVLRDERLIERSATEGAWLLEQLRTLRHPAIGAVRGRGLMCAIELTVAARPFCEALQKRGVLCKETHGTVIRLSPPLVVERRDLEWAVTQLRAVFVD, from the coding sequence ATGATCGATCGCGAGCACGCCACGACCATTCCCGTCCCCTCGTCATCCGTCGCGCTGCGCGGCACGTCCGGCGCACCGGTCTCCACGCGTGACGCGATTGCCCGCGAAGACGCGTGGGGGGCGCACAACTACCACCCGCTCGATCTCGTCATTGCCGAAGCGCGTGGCGCCTGGGTGACCGACGTGGAAGGGCGCCGATATCTCGACTGTCTGAGCGCCTACAGCGCGGTGAACCAGGGGCATTGTCACCCGCGCCTGCTGCAGACCCTGATTGAACAGGCATCGCGCGTCACCCTCACCTCCCGCGCGTTTCGCAATGATCAGCTGGGCGGTTTCTGCGAGGAGCTCGCCCAGCTGTGCGGCATGGAGATGGTGCTCCCCATGAACACCGGCGCGGAAGCCGTGGAGACGGCCATCAAGGCGGCGCGGCGCTGGGGCTACCGCACGCGACAGATCCCCGACGGGCAGGCGCAGATCATTGCCTTCGAGAACAACTTTCACGGGCGCACGACCACCATCGTGGGCTTCTCGAGTGAGCCGGCCTACCGCGAACAGTTCGGGCCCTTCGCGCCGGGATTCGTACTGGTCCCCTTCGGCGACATCGAGGCCGTACGGCGCGCCATGACCGCCAACACCTGTGCGGTCCTCATCGAACCCATCCAGTGTGAAGCCGGGGTGCTCCTGCCGCCGGCCGGCTTCCTGCGGGCGCTGTCGGCCCTGTGTGCCGAGCGCGGCGTGCTGCTCATGGCCGACGAAATTCAGACGGGGCTCGGACGTACGGGCGCGCTGTTCGCCTGCGACCACGACGACGTCGTGCCGGACCTGTACATCCTGGGAAAGGCGCTCAGCGGCGGCTTCTACCCGGTGTCCGCCGTGGTGGCGCGGCGCGAAGTCCTGGGCGTCTTCGATCCGGGATCGCACGGCAGTACCTTCGGCGGCAATCCGTTGGGGTGTGCCGTGGCCCGAGAGGCGCTGCGCGTGCTGCGCGACGAACGATTGATCGAGCGCTCGGCCACGGAAGGCGCGTGGCTCCTGGAGCAGCTGCGAACGTTGCGCCATCCGGCCATTGGTGCGGTTCGCGGTCGAGGGCTCATGTGCGCCATCGAGCTCACGGTGGCAGCGCGCCCCTTCTGCGAGGCGCTGCAGAAACGCGGGGTACTCTGCAAGGAGACGCACGGCACCGTCATTCGCCTCTCCCCACCGCTCGTGGTGGAGCGCCGTGATCTCGAGTGGGCGGTGACCCAGTTGCGCGCGGTGTTCGTGGATTGA
- a CDS encoding dienelactone hydrolase family protein, translated as MVRRLPFGLCLVALTGACTLQRSTPSAPAFARSSSTPGSLAARGVSSDEHLAHMNAADQVAPAPAAAVGPQDLSLPPSSNGAAERVKNSPRHGEWVKIAYEAGSTDSLMAWVVYPFSKTASQKAPVVVVVHEIFGLSTWVRGVADQVAADGFIAVAPDFLSRVRGGPSTVELSSDTARRLIQGVSTTERNTIIKAAANYAMMLPSAQPRYAVIGYCWGGTTTWAHGVNGGLKGFSGGVAFYGAPYTRGGAPATSTTAAVPASVDADSLARISQPIMLLNGSKDARIAALMPAIDSVMKAQKKTYTGVNYEGAVHGFLRAQSDPRPANRDETEEAANLAATRDAWPRTIAFLRTQLGVK; from the coding sequence ATGGTTCGTCGCCTTCCGTTCGGTCTGTGCCTGGTGGCACTCACGGGCGCCTGCACGCTGCAGCGCAGCACCCCGTCCGCTCCCGCGTTCGCCCGCTCGTCGTCCACGCCGGGTAGCCTGGCCGCCCGGGGCGTGAGCAGCGACGAACACCTCGCTCACATGAATGCCGCCGATCAGGTGGCTCCCGCCCCGGCCGCCGCCGTCGGTCCGCAGGACCTGTCGCTGCCGCCCAGCAGCAACGGCGCGGCGGAACGCGTGAAGAACAGCCCGCGCCACGGTGAGTGGGTGAAGATCGCCTACGAGGCCGGATCCACTGACTCGCTCATGGCGTGGGTGGTGTATCCATTCAGCAAGACCGCCAGCCAGAAGGCGCCCGTGGTGGTGGTGGTGCACGAGATCTTCGGGCTTTCCACCTGGGTGCGCGGTGTAGCCGATCAGGTGGCCGCCGACGGCTTCATTGCCGTGGCACCGGATTTCCTCTCGCGGGTGCGCGGCGGCCCCAGCACGGTCGAGCTGTCGTCCGATACGGCGCGCCGACTCATTCAGGGGGTCAGCACGACCGAGCGCAACACCATCATCAAGGCGGCCGCCAACTACGCCATGATGCTCCCCAGCGCCCAGCCCCGGTACGCCGTCATTGGCTACTGCTGGGGCGGCACCACCACGTGGGCGCACGGCGTGAACGGCGGGCTCAAGGGCTTCTCGGGCGGCGTGGCGTTCTACGGGGCGCCGTATACCAGAGGCGGCGCCCCGGCCACCTCGACCACTGCGGCCGTTCCCGCGTCGGTAGATGCCGACTCCCTGGCCAGGATCTCGCAGCCCATCATGCTGCTCAACGGCTCCAAGGACGCGCGCATTGCCGCGCTCATGCCGGCCATCGACTCCGTGATGAAGGCCCAGAAAAAGACGTACACCGGCGTGAACTACGAGGGCGCCGTGCACGGGTTCCTGCGGGCGCAGAGCGATCCCCGCCCCGCCAATCGCGATGAGACCGAGGAGGCGGCCAACCTTGCCGCTACCCGCGACGCGTGGCCGCGCACCATCGCCTTCCTCCGCACGCAGCTCGGCGTGAAGTAA
- a CDS encoding tetratricopeptide repeat protein, which yields MMQSGWTVGAGYSRRSVQAVLAALLVGGCNESASSRGPSGSAAAPPDSVEARFANVATPTAYVGDSSCASCHAAAAASYAQHSMARSFHAWTPDSRVEQAMAEALRNAPTGYAYRVVDSAGSLWQVETRPGDAARPAHELRRRIDYVMGSGRLARTYFTAENGRLFQLPLTWYADHGWDFSPGYEVNNARFSRLLPDRCIACHSSYPVPAPHLEGKYPVLRPGIGCERCHGPGAAHVQARRAAPQGASVAGDSAFDPTIVNPRRLPLERRLDVCEQCHVHTSVAVLRPGRHAFDFTPARQLAAQYAYYKNGGDIDLVSHADRLRQSACFRATAASKAPLECASCHNPHAPPPTRATRNQPCLACHTPASLASRFPVAASKRAHAAQSDCVSCHMPVVKERTVPHGTFSDHWIRVPGAAAVATPSTSVTAGPIDPYFERDRSGAEAPLYRAMGTVVFASLAANGKLFDDAASALQPLLADNTTHPQAFFLLGVAHESRGRAADAVAAFERARALGDERPELLRALARAKLQLGDDDEARDLYVQALAQQPALAWIRAEYADALHRNGDLAGAAREYRAALAEQPSLAAASFNLGLVLLAQRQTAPAAEALLEAVRQEPAYGTALAALVAVEGSDKKVRRAAAFPSPVAAVQPAPAATAFGVQVAAPDRVHFTNTPPQGYVLVSTPDGALQLAVPTNGGGTVTWDLRTGAGRVLAPGLYRAELQWRGAPSPAPSTWFAVLRTP from the coding sequence ATGATGCAATCGGGATGGACAGTGGGGGCCGGATACTCCAGGCGGTCGGTCCAGGCGGTGCTAGCCGCGTTGCTCGTGGGGGGGTGCAACGAGTCGGCATCGTCGCGCGGACCATCAGGGTCGGCCGCCGCCCCTCCGGACTCGGTGGAGGCACGCTTTGCCAACGTGGCGACCCCCACCGCCTACGTGGGTGACTCCTCCTGTGCCTCCTGTCACGCCGCCGCGGCGGCATCGTATGCCCAGCACAGCATGGCGCGGTCGTTCCACGCCTGGACCCCCGACTCCCGTGTGGAACAGGCCATGGCCGAGGCGCTGCGCAACGCGCCCACGGGGTATGCGTACCGCGTGGTGGATAGCGCCGGCTCGCTCTGGCAGGTGGAAACCCGTCCAGGTGACGCCGCACGGCCGGCGCACGAGCTGCGCCGCCGCATCGATTACGTCATGGGCAGCGGTCGACTGGCCCGCACCTACTTCACCGCGGAGAACGGGCGGCTGTTTCAGTTGCCCCTCACCTGGTATGCCGATCACGGGTGGGATTTCAGCCCCGGGTACGAGGTCAACAACGCGCGCTTCTCGCGTCTCCTCCCCGACCGCTGCATTGCCTGTCACTCCAGCTATCCGGTGCCGGCCCCGCACCTTGAAGGCAAGTACCCGGTGCTGCGCCCGGGCATTGGCTGTGAACGGTGCCACGGTCCCGGGGCGGCGCATGTGCAGGCGCGGCGCGCGGCCCCGCAGGGTGCGTCGGTTGCGGGGGACAGTGCCTTCGACCCCACCATCGTGAACCCGCGGCGCCTCCCGCTGGAGCGGCGCCTCGACGTGTGTGAGCAGTGCCATGTGCACACCTCGGTGGCGGTGCTGCGACCGGGGCGTCACGCGTTCGACTTCACCCCGGCGCGGCAGCTGGCGGCGCAGTACGCGTACTACAAGAACGGTGGGGACATCGACCTCGTGTCGCACGCCGACCGCCTGCGCCAGAGTGCCTGTTTCCGCGCCACGGCTGCCTCCAAGGCACCGCTCGAGTGCGCCAGTTGCCACAATCCCCACGCGCCGCCGCCCACGCGGGCCACGCGCAACCAGCCCTGCCTGGCCTGCCACACCCCGGCGTCGCTCGCGTCGCGCTTTCCCGTTGCCGCCTCGAAGCGCGCCCATGCTGCGCAAAGTGATTGTGTGTCGTGTCACATGCCGGTGGTGAAGGAACGCACCGTGCCGCATGGCACCTTCAGCGATCACTGGATTCGCGTGCCCGGCGCCGCCGCGGTCGCAACGCCATCGACGTCCGTCACGGCGGGCCCCATCGATCCCTACTTCGAGCGTGATCGCAGCGGCGCCGAGGCGCCCTTGTACCGGGCCATGGGTACGGTGGTGTTCGCCTCGCTCGCCGCCAACGGCAAGCTGTTCGACGATGCGGCCAGCGCCCTGCAGCCGCTCCTGGCCGACAACACCACGCATCCGCAGGCGTTCTTCCTGCTGGGGGTGGCGCACGAGTCCCGCGGGCGTGCGGCCGACGCCGTGGCGGCCTTCGAGCGCGCTCGCGCGCTGGGCGACGAGCGTCCGGAGCTGCTGCGCGCGCTCGCTCGTGCCAAACTGCAACTCGGTGATGACGACGAGGCGCGCGATCTGTATGTGCAGGCGCTGGCGCAGCAGCCGGCGCTCGCGTGGATCCGTGCGGAGTACGCCGACGCGCTGCATCGCAACGGCGATCTCGCCGGGGCCGCACGCGAGTACCGCGCCGCCCTGGCCGAGCAGCCCAGTCTCGCCGCCGCCTCCTTCAACCTGGGCCTCGTGCTGCTCGCCCAGCGGCAGACGGCGCCGGCGGCGGAGGCGCTGCTGGAGGCCGTACGACAGGAGCCGGCCTACGGCACGGCCCTCGCCGCGCTCGTGGCTGTTGAGGGCAGCGACAAGAAGGTGCGCCGCGCAGCGGCGTTTCCCTCGCCGGTGGCCGCCGTGCAACCGGCGCCTGCCGCCACGGCCTTCGGCGTACAGGTAGCGGCGCCTGATCGCGTGCACTTCACCAATACGCCGCCGCAGGGGTACGTATTGGTCTCGACCCCCGATGGCGCACTGCAACTGGCCGTCCCCACCAACGGCGGCGGTACGGTGACGTGGGACCTGCGCACCGGTGCCGGGCGAGTGCTTGCGCCGGGGCTCTACCGCGCCGAGCTGCAGTGGCGCGGGGCGCCGTCGCCGGCGCCGTCCACGTGGTTCGCCGTGCTGCGT